The proteins below are encoded in one region of Pangasianodon hypophthalmus isolate fPanHyp1 chromosome 6, fPanHyp1.pri, whole genome shotgun sequence:
- the mical3a gene encoding protein-methionine sulfoxide oxidase mical3a isoform X13 codes for MGDGGVGAAGEGINQSHVLFDRFVQASTCKGTLKAFQELCDFLELKPSEYRVFYHKLKSKLNYWKAKALWAKLDKRASHKEYKKGRACANSKCLIIGAGPCGLRTAIELGFLGAKVVLLEKRDAFSRNNVLHLWPFTIQDLRGLGAKKFYGKFCAGSIDHISIRQLQLMLLKMALLLGIEIHVNVEFKGLIEPPEDQENERIGWRAEVHPKTHPVSELEFDVIIGADGRRNTLSGFRRKEFRGKLAIAITANFINRNTTAEAKVEEISGVAFIFNQKFFQDLREATGIDLENIVYYKDDTHYFVMTAKKQSLLEKGVILHDYVDTEMLLSRSNVDQAALLSYAREAADFSTNHQLPKLDFAINHYGQPDVAMFDFTCMYASENAALVRQRNGHQLLVAIVGDSLLEPFWPMGTGIARGFLAAMDSAWMVRSWAQGASPLEVLAERESIYRLLPQTTPENVSKNYSQYTLDPTTRYPNISLHLLRPNQVRHLLDTGETREIRIDMENVVNSSTPKLTRNELLLEKQFQESVARSSKLLNWCQRQTDGYRGVSVSDLTMSWKSGLALCALIYRYRPDLIDFDSLDEKDVEKNNQLAFDIAEKEFGISPIMTGKEMSIVVEPDKLSMVMYLSQFYEMFKDTVPPGENHNLSPEEKAALIASTKSPISFLSKLGQSINISRKRNPKQDKKEKELDGLGKRRKTSQTGQSEDEEPQRPVRDERTFVATALTERRVDPTAAANNNKVKSMATQLLAKFEENAPVQSTGLKRQIDSMPDLGLALSPSLPSTSLKEPVQLAPLPAWRKASRSSDGLRSCPKKTILLYPPPPSSSSPSLSSHTQKNVLKLVIDEHDSDDDDNQDHLTFSYRESEFRSVEPVHVVNIQERAEALAAKFTGQSSKPEKPQPMKKPSRFFLQQWLLSHGLHPGQPSCSPDPQQEETQSLRLHSDDQVPIHIPSIQERAERLASLFKDKPARPKPKKKPSRFLIEQWHRKREMSTDPQLTSLSLNRQHYVKMYTGGVSLLAEQIANQLQPQEDCRSRPDKRELGSLRKEFPQNIGGSDVCFFCRKRVYVMERLSAEGKFFHRSCFKCDYCGTTLRLSSYAFDVEDGKFYCKPHYCYRLSGQAQRKRPAPPAAPLQPKESQAPVIPAASLDAPGAPCPVERGPSAPEVNGLAEPSVAKRLKGTPERIELENYRLSMQREEELEEVPEETLAEHNLSSVLDKGTDVDEGSSSSESDMEEEGEELEPPANSDLGGVPWKEAVELHAKLKAGSEAGASRKEGDLEEEEEEEEGDEEEDEEEEEDEEEEEEDEEEEESSDARNLRIQQTLEPVDPVLPQTEGEKEECSDSGSLPSLLTQNTQPVSCTVPSHKSLRHEAVRAWLDSMSGEPCVEDEEEPEAEAGSPDIEPGTELDEEDIPSDAEAEARSQLVEDPEPLPVDTGKPASLEQVSRIEHTERVSVSPKEIIVDVILTPIPKPSTPTEEIKEKLTPVLIKSPGTRFFPEPFLPDYTKTEVPPSPEVKTPNTPVAVASPIRFQPAPLPDTVTPKSPVQVESCACSPSANPLSPICAQPLPCQEPSSPLSSGSPVRTQPVPAVTSTPLTKPASERTTTESLNAKDSTVETPVKKTDIIEEFWLKSAEIRRSLGLIPLDRSKAVEKSIIKTPTADPVLSKPPISEDISEKPAFTGRTVIHRLNITVEGQVISPVEPKSSSSERKDLSSSSGLGLNDSNTTSQTPTCDSINNSDSTMLTPPSSPPPPPPNEEPATLTKKKPQVSWEKLSTPSKEPEVEKAPTKVKTPTSPNQDTFVTVPVAAPRTNPPVVMRIKEPNKPRREEVRKSFAECVDEIPFADDVEDTYDDRTPDTSMQDRFYTPPTSRVNRDKPSLHLALAMENGKPNIHGGLVSRSVKGPQHFSPEAKEIAEERMREREKSVKSQALKDAMAKQINKMKEAESNKGAVAKVAWNVSDVAVKHKQRSSSPKSSAVKALESKKQAEGLPDRFFTSPLNKSVDSSVTSSESSTGGKSKKRSSLFSPRKNKKEKKAKNESRHSGTEETPPKHKSLWKAVFSGYKKDKKKKDDKSSPSTPSSSTTVDSGKKKGSPVARSSDLHLRRNLSFSEDSDLSCDDVLERSSQKSKADSVYVPHALAFKRSYATKKTYTEEELNAKLTRKVQKAARRQAKQEELKRLHRAQIIQRQLEQVEEKQRQLEERGVAVEKALRGEAGLHKGSSVSPKQRKRRSDYWGESNYSEILDLHLGGMGKKDDPKLMQEWFKLVQEKNALVRYESELMIFARELELEDRQSRLQQELRERMAIEDHLKTEAELTEEKRILNEMLEVVEQRDSLVALLEEQRLREKEEDKDLEAVMLSKGFNLNWA; via the exons ATGGGAGATGGAGGTGTCGGTGCAGCAGGAGAGGGGATCAATCAGTCACACGTTCTCTTTGACCGCTTCGTTCAGGCCTCCACCTGTAAGGGGACCCTTAAAGCTTTTCAGGAGCTGTGTGACTTCCTTGAGCTCAAGCCCAGTGAGTATCGAGTCTTCTACCACAAGCTCAAGTCCAAGCTCAACTACTGGAAGGCGAAAGCACTCTGGGCCAAGCTAGACAAACGTGCCAGCCACAAGGAGTACAAGAAAGGCAGAGCTTGTGCTAACTCTAAG TGTCTGATCATCGGAGCAGGACCATGTGGCCTGCGCACGGCTATAGAACTTGGCTTTCTGGGAGCCAAGGTGGTCCTGTTGGAGAAGAGAGATGCTTTCTCCCGCAACAATGTCCTCCACCTGTGGCCTTTCACCATTCAGGATCTGCGGGGTCTCGGCGCAAAAAAGTTCTACGGAAAATTCTGTGCCGGCTCCATAGACCATATCA GTATTCGTCAGCTGCAATTGATGTTGCTGAAAATGGCTCTGCTCTTAGGTATCGAGATCCATGTCAATGTGGAGTTCAAAGGCCTCATCGAACCCCCAGAAGACCAAGAGAATGAGA GGATTGGCTGGAGAGCTGAAGTCCATCCTAAAACCCACCCTGTTAGCGAGCTGGAGTTTGATGTCATCATTGGGGCAGATGGGAGGAGAAACACGTTGTCAG GGTTCAGAAGGAAAGAGTTCAGGGGCAAGCTGGCCATCGCCATCACGGCCAACTTTATTAACCGCAACACTACAGCTGAGGCCAAAGTGGAGGAGATCAGCGGGGTGGCCTTCATCTTCAACCAGAAGTTCTTTCAGGATCTAAGGGAAGCCACTG GGATTGATCTGGAAAACATTGTCTACTATAAGGATGACACGCACTACTTTGTGATGACTGCCAAGAAGCAGAGTCTGCTGGAGAAGGGCGTCATTCTGCAC GATTATGTGGACACAGAGATGCTTCTATCCAGGTCTAATGTGGACCAAGCTGCTTTGCTGTCCTACGCCAGAGAGGCAGCTGACTTCTCCACCAATCACCAGCTGCCCAAGCTGGACTTCGCCATCAACCATTACGGGCAGCCTGATGTGGCCATGTTTGACTTCACGTGCATGTACGCCTCGGAAAATGCCGCGCTGGTGCGCCAACGCAACGGCCACCAGCTGCTCGTAGCTATAGTTGGAGACAGCCTTCTGGAG CCATTCTGGCCAATGGGGACAGGCATTGCACGAGGCTTCCTGGCGGCCATGGACTCGGCGTGGATGGTGAGAAGCTGGGCACAGGGCGCGTCTCCTCTCGAGGTGTTGGCGGAGAG GGAGAGTATATATCGTCTGCTCCCACAAACCACTCCAGAGAACGTGAGTAAGAACTACAGTCAGTACACATTGGATCCCACAACACGCTACCCCAACATCAGTCTGCACCTGCTCCGGCCCAATCAG GTACGGCATCTCCTAGACACTGGGGAAACCAGGGAAATTCGCATCGACATGGAGAACGTGGTCAACTCTTCGACTCCCAAACTCACGAGGAATG aACTTCTGCTTGAGAAGCAGTTCCAAG AGTCTGTAGCGCGCTCCAGCAAGCTGCTAAACTGGTGTCAGAGGCAGACGGATGGCTATAGAGGGGTCAGTGTGTCTGATCTCACCATGTCATGGAAGAGTGGCTTGGCTTTGTGTGCCCTTATCTATCGCTACAGGCCAGACCTCAT TGATTTTGACTCGCTGGACGAGAAGGACGTGGAGAAGAATAACCAGTTGGCTTTTGACATTGCTGAGAAGGAGTTCGGGATTTCGCCCATTATGACTGGGAAGGAGATGTCTATTGTAGTGGAGCCTGACAAGCTCTCCATGGTCATGTACCTCAGCCAGTTCTATGAGATGTTCAAGGACACAGTGCCCCCTGGTG aaaacCACAACCTGAGTCCAGAGGAAAAGGCTGCGCTGATCGCCAGCACTAAGTCTCCCATCTCCTTCCTCAGCAAACTTGGTCAAAGCATCAACATCTCGAGGAAACGCAACCCCAAG CAGGATAAGAAGGAGAAGGAGCTTGACGGATTGGGGAAGAGGAGAAAGACGAGTCAGACCGGCCAGTCTGAAGAT GAGGAGCCTCAGCGGCCAGTGCGTGATGAGCGAACTTTTGTAGCCACGGCTCTAACGGAGCGTAGGGTCGACCCCACTGCAGCGGCTAACAACAACAAGGTGAAGTCCATGGCCACTCAGCTGCTAGCCAAGTTTGAGGAGAATGCACCGGTACAGTCTACTGGACTCAAAAGACAG ATTGACTCTATGCCTGATCTGGGGCTTGCGCTGTCTCCCTCCCTGCCATCCACCTCTCTGAAAGAGCCAGTGCAGCTGGCACCACTTCCCGCATGGAGAAAG GCTAGCAGAAGCAGCGATGGCCTGCGGAGCTGCCCTAAGAAAACCATTCTGCTCtatcctcctcctccatcatcttCCTCTCCATCGCTCTCTTCACATACACAG AAGAATGTTCTCAAACTGGTGATagatgaacatgacagtgatgaCGATGACAACCAGGATCATCTGACATTCTCTTACAGG GAAAGTGAGTTCAGATCTGTGGAGCCCGTCCATGTCGTTAACATTCAGGAGAGAGCTGAAGCGCTAGCCGCTAAGTTTACAGGGCAGTCCAGCAAGCCTGAAAAACCCCAG CCGATGAAAAAGCCATCACGCTTCTTTCTTCAGCAGTGGCTTTTGAGCCATGGGTTACACCCAGGACAGCCGTCCTGCTCCCCTGATCCTCAGCAGGAG GAGACACAGAGTTTGCGATTGCACTCTGATGATCAAGTGCCTATACACATCCCTAGCATCCAGGAGCGAGCCGAGAGGTTAGCCTCTCTGTTCAAAGACAAGCCTGCTAGACCCAAG CCTAAGAAAAAGCCCTCGCGCTTTCTTATCGAGCAGTGGCACAGAAAGCGGGAGATGTCCACTGATCCTCAGCTCACTTCACTCTCCTTGAACCGACAG CATTATGTAAAGATGTATACAGGTGGCGTGAGCTTGTTGGCTGAGCAAATAGCCAATCAGCTTCAGCCTCAGGAGGACTGCCGGAGCCGTCCCGATAAGAGGGAATTG GGTTCCTTGCGGAAGGAGTTTCCACAAAACATTGGAGGCAGCGATGTGTGTTTCTTCTGCCGGAAGCGTGTGTATGTGATGGAGCGACTGAGTGCGGAGGGCAAGTTCTTTCACCGCAGCTGCTTTAAGTGTGACTATTGCGGCACCACGCTGAGACTGTCGTCCTACGCCTTTGACGTGGAGGATG ggaAGTTTTACTGTAAGCCGCATTACTGTTACCGGTTGTCTGGGCAGGCTCAGAGGAAAAGGcctgctcctcctgctgctcctctCCAGCCGAAG GAATCCCAGGCACCAGTGATACCTGCAGCCAGCTTGGATGCCCCTGGGGCTCCATGTCCGGTGGAGCGTGGGCCCTCAG CTCCCGAGGTGAATGGTCTGGCTGAGCCCAGTGTGGCAAAACGTCTGAAAGGAACTCCTGAGCGCATTGAGCTGGAGAACTACCGGCTGTCCATGCAGAGAGAGGAGGAGCTAGAGGAGGTGCCAGAGGAGACGCTGGCCGAGCACAACCTCAGCAGCGTGCTGGATAAAGGCACGGACGTGGACGAGGGCTCCAG TAGCTCGGAGTCTGACATGGAGGAAGAGGGTGAGGAGCTGGAGCCACCAGCCAACTCTGACCTGGGTGGAGTGCCATGGAAGGAGGCCGTGGAGCTCCACGCCAAACTGAAGGCTGGCAGCGAAGCTGGGGCAAGCAGGAAGGAGGGAGActtggaggaagaggaggaagaagaggagggagatgaggaagaggatgaggaggaggaggaggatgaggaagaagaagaggaggatgaagaagaagaagaatcaagTGATG CCAGGAACCTGCGAATTCAACAAACCTTGGAGCCAGTGGACCCTGTGCTCCCCCAGACGGAGGGGGAAAAGGAGGAGTGCTCAGATTCGGGCTCTCTTCCTTCACTCCTCACGCAGAACACCCAGCCTGTCTCCTGCACAG TCCCCTCCCACAAATCATTGCGGCACGAGGCTGTCAGGGCCTGGCTGGACTCCATGTCTGGAG AGCCCTGTgtagaagatgaagaagagccTGAGGCTGAAGCAGGAAGCCCAGACATTGAGCCTGGCACTGAGCTGGATGAAG AGGACATCCCTTCAGATGCAGAAGCTGAAGCTCGCTCGCAGCTTGTTGAGGATCCTGAGCCTCTTCCAGTAGACACTGGGAAGCCAGCGAGCCTAGAGCAAGTTTCCAGAATTG AGCATACAGAACGGGTGTCTGTTAGTCCAAAGGAAATCATTGTAGACGTTATTCTCACTCCAATCCCAAAGCCAAGTACACCTACAGAGGAG ATCAAAGAAAAGTTGACTCCAGTGCTGATTAAATCTCCAGGCACACGCTTTTTTCCTGAGCCCTTTTTGCCTGATTATACCAAAACAGAGGTCCCACCATCACCTGAGGTTAAGACACCAAATACTCCTGTCGCGGTGGCATCTCCTATCCGCTTCCAGCCAGCGCCCCTACCAGATACGGTCACCCCCAAATCTCCTGTCCAGGTTGAGTCTTGTGCCTGCTCACCTTCAGCCAACCCCTTATCCCCAATTTGTGCTCAGCCCCTACCATGCCAGGAGCCCTCCTCACCCCTCTCTTCAGGCTCTCCTGTGAGGACTCAACCAGTTCCTGCTGTAACTTCCACTCCTCTGACAAAACCTGCCTCAGAGAGGACTACCACAGAATCTCTGAATGCAAAGGATTCGACAGTGGAGACGCCAGTCAAGAAGACTGACATCATTGAAGAGTTCTGGCTGAAGAGTGCTGAGATTAGGAGGAGCTTAGGGCTCATCCCACTGGACAGGAGCAAAGCTGTAGAGAAGAGCATTATTAAAACCCCTACCGCAGATCCTGTATTGTCTAAACCCCCGATCTCAGAGGACATATCGGAGAAGCCAGCATTCACAGGCCGCACAGTCATCCACAGACTCAATATTACTGTTGAGGGTCAGGTAATCTCTCCTGTAGAACCCAAGAGTAGTAGCTCAGAGAGGAAGGATCTGAGCAGTAGCTCTGGTCTGGGCTTGAACGATAGCAACACAACTAGTCAGACGCCTACCTGTGATAGCATTAACAACTCTGACTCAACCATGCTTACACCTCCTTCCAgtcctccaccacctccaccaaaTGAGGAGCCAGCAACTCTCACAAAGAAGAAGCCTCAAGTGTCTTGGGAGAAGCTATCTACTCCCAGTAAGGAACCTGAAGTGGAGAAAGCACCCACTAAAGTGAAAACTCCTACCAGTCCAAATCAGGACACATTTGTGACTGTTCCAGTAGCTGCTCCCAGAACTAACCCCCCAGTGGTGATGAGGATAAAGGAGCCCAATAAACCACGCCGAGAAGAAGTGAGGAAGTCCTTTGCAGAGTGCGTAGACGAGATTCCATTTGCTGATGATGTGGAGGACACGTATGATGATCGTACCCCTGACACAAGCATGCAGGATAGGTTTTACACCCCACCCACCAGCAGAGTGAACAGGGACAAGCCTTCCCTCCACCTCGCTTTGGCTATGGAGAATGGAAAACCCAACATCCATGGAGGTCTCGTGTCCAGATCAGTGAAGGGTCCCCAGCACTTTTCTCCTGAAGCCAAGGAGATTGCTGAAGAGCGgatgagggagagggagaaatcTGTGAAAAGTCAAGCTCTTAAGGATGCCATGGCCAAgcagattaataaaatgaaagaggCTGAGTCAAATAAGGGCGCTGTGGCCAAAGTGGCTTGGAACGTTTCGGACGTAGCTGTTAAACACAAGCAGCGCTCAAGTTCTCCAAAGTCTTCAGCTGTGAAAGCCTTGGAGAGCAAAAAACAAGCAGAGGGGCTTCCTGACCGTTTCTTTACCTCACCTTTAAATAAGAGTGTGGACAGTTCTGTCACCTCATCTGAGAGTTCCACAGGAGGCAAGAGTAAAAAACGTAGCTCCCTTTTCTCTCCGCGTAAGaacaagaaagagaagaaggcaAAAAATGAAAGCAGACACTCTGGTACAGAAGAGACCCCACCCAAACACAAGTCCTTGTGGAAAGCTGTATTTTCCGGCTACAAgaaagacaagaagaagaaagatgaCAAGTCTTCTCCGAGCACACCCTCTAGCTCCACAACAGTGGACtcaggaaagaagaaaggatCGCCTGTGGCAAGGTCCTCAG ATTTGCATTTGAGAAGAAACCTCAGCTTTTCCGAGGACTCAGATCTGTCCTGTGATGATGTTCTGGAAAGATCCTCTCAGAAGTCGAAGGCGGAT TCTGTTTATGTTCCTCATGCATTGGCGTTCAAGAGATCATATGCCACGAAG AAGACATACACTGAGGAAGAGCTAAATGCCAAGCTCACACGTAAGGTCCAGAAGGCAGCTCGGCGTCAGGCCAAGCAGGAGGAGCTGAAGAGGCTCCACAGGGCTCAG ATCATTCAGAGACAGCTAGAGCAGGTGGAGGAGAAACAGAGGCAGCTGGAGGAGAGGGGTGTAGCAGTGGAGAAGGCTCTGCGAGGGGAAGCAG